The Fodinibius saliphilus genome segment AATTTGTTAAATGATGATTTGAGTTGGTTATTTGCCACCGTTTGCCTGAAGATCGGCAATGCAGTTATCATCGAGGGGCGGTATCTCTTCGTCACTAAATGTGTTCTCTACCAGGTCGGTTGTTTCGGTGGCGTAGTACATTAAACACTGATCGTTATCACAATGGTTTCCGTGATCCGGATCTTTATGAGGAGTTTGCATTTCCGTTCCGGAGTTTGGAACATCAACAAGTCCGAAGAGATGTCCAAATTCATGGCGAAATGATAATGCTTCTATCTGGAAACGCGAAGGCGATCCTGTTCCACTGCTTGCATCATCATAGGAAGGGCCGAAGAAGGCGTTTGATGTATTGTAATAAGCCAGTCCGAGTATATCTTTTTCGGAATACTTCCCATCAAGGATAACAAAATATGCCGCCAAGGTATCCTCTTTTGTAAAGGTAGAACGTTGTTCAGACTCCAGGTTTCGTATTTCATTGGCACTGTATTGATTTTGTCCGCCGGAACTAATCTCAGTCGGTTTTTTGATAGTAATAGAATGCTTTTGTGTGCGCTGTTGAAAGAATGCCTTAAGGCTGTCAAGGGCACGCTCGTTAGGTGCATAACCAGGCATATAATCAATCTCAACAACCAGATCGGTGTAGTTTGAGTCGGCTAGGAAATCATTAGCTGCCACACCAGGGTTAAGGGTATGGGAATACGTTTCTTTAGGTTCTTTTTGCTCAGGCCCAGTAGAGTCTAGGCAAGACTGCAGGCCAAAAGAAGTTAATAAAAGTAGTAGTATGCTCAGCAGATAGTAATGAAAGGATTTCATAACTATATTATGCCTTTAGTTGCATTATCTTGTTGCTTATCATGTTCTAACTGTAAATACGTAAAAAAGTTCCATGCAGATTGCCTATGAAAACTGATAAAACGGTAGATGAGATCGTAGATGCATTAGAGCTCAAGCCTCATCCCGAAGGTGGATATTACAGAGAGACCTATCGCAGTAAGAATAAGGTAAAGGGAGCGGGAGATGAAATGCGTAGTGCCGGTACAGCTATCTATTTTCTACTTCCTTCAAAAGTATGTACCAATTGGCACCGGGTTAGTTCGGATGAGTTGTGGCATTTTTATGAAGGAGATGATCTTGTGCTCGAAATAATTGATGAGCAAGGAAAGTTTAAGCGCCACAAGATGGGGAACGCTATTTCTGAGGCTACTACATTCCAGAGGTTAGTGCCGGCTTCATGCTGGCAGCGTGCATATGGTATTGGCACCTTTTCCCTATTGGGCTGTACTGTATCGCCTGCATTTGAATTTGAGAATTTTGAGATGATAGCCCCTAGTGAGTTGGCTGGACAGCACCAGGATCTGGCCCAAAAGATATTATTTGACCCTTTTTATGAGTCAAAAGAGTAGGTTATGGCAGGCAATATTTTTTAAAGAACCTATCCTTATATCTCTCGTCTATAATTCTTAAATTAGAGCGCTTTTAAAAATGGCTGAATGATTGATTTAATGAACTGTTGGTATGCTAAGTTCATTGTGATATATCTAGCTATTATTGTTTAGGATCAATCATTCAACTGTTTATTCAATTAATAAATTAAATTTAGTCCCATGGCAAAAGAATTTGATGTCTGCGTGATTGGATCCGGCCCCGGTGGATATGTGGCTGCGATTCGCGCTTCCCAACTAGGTTTCAAAACTGCAATTATTGAAAAGCGTCATCTCGGCGGTGTCTGCCTGAATATAGGATGTATTCCAACGAAGGCGTTGCTCCGTTCTGCAGAAGTATATGAAAGTATTGAGCATGCCGAGGATTACGGAGTTAATGTAGAAGGCTTTTCTGCAGATTTCGGCGGCATGGTTGACCGCAGCCGTAATGTTGCCAACAAGATGAGCAAAGGCGTTCAGTTTTTGATGAAGGCCAACAAGATCAAGGTTTTTGAAGGAAAAGGAGTCTTCGATTCTAAAGATCTTCTGAAGGTTGTAGATGAAAATGATGAGACTCAAGAAGAGATCAAGGCCGATAATTTTATTATTGCTACGGGTGCTTCTCCGCGCGAGCTACCTAATATCCCAATTGATGGCGAAATGGTTATTGATTCTGAAAAAGCGATGCAGCTTGAAGAGCAGCCGGAAAAGATGGTTGTTATTGGAGCCGGAGCTATCGGAGTCGAATTTGCTTATTTCTATAATACCATTGGAACTGATGTAACTATTGTTGAGCTTCAAGATTCTCTTGTTCCTGTAGAGGATAAAGATATAGGAAAAGAGCTTGGCAAGATCTATAAGAAAAAAGGCATGGATGTGCGCACAGGAAGTACCGTTGAGAAGGTTGAAGAAAATGGTGATGGCGTTAAGGTTACCATCAAAACCGGCGACGATGAAGAGCTTGTTGAAGCCGATGTTGTGCTTTCTGCTGTCGGTGTTGCCGGTAACGTAGAAGGTATCGGGCTCGATGATATCGGCGTAAAATATGATCGCGGAGCAATAGAAGTTGACAAAGAAACTTACCAGACTAGCGTTGAGGGTATTTATGCGATAGGTGATGTTGCCGGTGGTCCTTGGTTGGCACATAAAGCTTCTCACGAAGGTATTGTTTGTGTTGAAAAGTTGGCTGGTGAAGATCCTCTACCTATCGACTATAATAATATCCCAGGCTGTACTTATTGTGAGCCACAGATCGCTTCTGTTGGCTATACCGAAGAGCAGGCCAAAGAAGAAGGATATGATGTTAAAGTTGGGAAGTTCCCATTCTCTGCCAGCGGTAAAGCAACCGGTTTGGGCCATGAAGAAGGTTTTGTAAAGGTTGTCTTTGATGAAAAGTACGGTGAATGGCTCGGATGCCATATGATTGGTTCGCATGTTACTGAACTGATTGCAGAAGCAGTTGTAGCGCGTGATCTGGAAACAACTGGGCACGAAATTATTAGCGCTGTACACCCGCATCCGACAATGTCTGAAGCGGTTATGGAAGCCGTTGCCGAAGCGTATGGAGAAGGCGTTCATTTGGGTAGCTAAAAAATGATATGAATTCCTTTTACGGAGTATGCGTTAAATACTGAAAGGTGAAAACAGAAAATCAAAAAATTAGGAATGGAGTGTTAGGAGCTGAAAAGGTACTATTGAACATCTTTCAGTCCTAATGCTCAATTTTTAATTCCTAATTCAGTAGTTATGAATACTGTTGAGTTTTACGATCTGGGTCACGCTTCCTATCAACCTGTATGGGAGCTGCAGACTGCTATTCAGCAGCGCTTGGTGGGTGAGAAGCTGAAGCGCCGCAAAAAGCAGAAGTTGTATAAACCCGGTGAAGAAAGTAATGATGTACTGCTTTTTGTAGAACATCCCCATGTATATACGCTGGGCAAGAGCGGGAATAAAGCTAATATGCTGAAAGGTATGGCAGAGCTAAATGATATTGATGCCGAATTTATCGAAATAGATAGAGGGGGCGATATCACCTATCACGGACCCGGTCAAATTGTGGGCTATCCCATTTTTGATATGGATCGCCATTTTACCGATATCCATAAGTATTTACGCTGTCTGGAAGAAATTATTATCCGAACTTGTGCCGAATATGATGTGGAAGCTGGACGTATTGATGGGCTTACCGGTGTTTGGGTCGGAGACCAAAAGATTTGTGCTATGGGGATACGCTGTTCACGTTGGGTTACCATGCACGGTTTCGCATTTAATGTGAATGTTGATCTCGACTATTTTAATCATATTGTGCCCTGTGGTATTACTGATAAGGAAGTGACAAGTTTGCAAGAGCTACTGGGGCACAGCGTTGACGAAGAAGAAGTTAAAGAACATATCAAAAAACATTTCCAGGAGGTCTTCGATATCGAGATCAAAGCCGTAGATTCCCTGCCTGAACTGGACGATCAATTTTCGTATCTTAAGCCATCTGCTACAAAAGCTGCACCCCATTAATATTATACTAGCACCATGATCAAAGAACTTAATGTTGTTGACAATAAAGAGACTACCCAGCGCCGCCCCGATTGGTTGCGCGTAAAGTTGCCCTCCGGCGAAAAGTTTAAGGAGGTCTCTCAAACGATCCAGAAACATTCGCTGAATACCGTTTGTTCAGAGGCCCGTTGCCCTAATATGGGTGAATGCTGGGGACGTGGTACTGCCACCTTTATGATTCTTGGAGATGTTTGTACGCGCTCCTGTTCCTTCTGTGCGGTAAAAACAGGTCGACCCGTTCAAGGGCTAGACTGGGATGAGCCGCGGCGCGTAACTGATGCAGCAGTCAAGATGGGACTCAAGCATGTAGTATTGACCTCGGTGAACCGCGATGAACGTAAAGATGGGGGAGCACCTATTTTTGCAGAGACTCATAAACAGCTTCGGGAAGCTATTGACGGTGTTACTATCGAATCATTAATTCCCGATTTCAGAGGCGAGTGGGATGCTCTGCAAATTGTTATTGATACTCCTCCCGATGTATTGAGCCATAACCTGGAGACGGTACCGGAGTTGTATCGAACTATTCGTCCACAGG includes the following:
- a CDS encoding cupin domain-containing protein; the encoded protein is MKTDKTVDEIVDALELKPHPEGGYYRETYRSKNKVKGAGDEMRSAGTAIYFLLPSKVCTNWHRVSSDELWHFYEGDDLVLEIIDEQGKFKRHKMGNAISEATTFQRLVPASCWQRAYGIGTFSLLGCTVSPAFEFENFEMIAPSELAGQHQDLAQKILFDPFYESKE
- the lpdA gene encoding dihydrolipoyl dehydrogenase — translated: MAKEFDVCVIGSGPGGYVAAIRASQLGFKTAIIEKRHLGGVCLNIGCIPTKALLRSAEVYESIEHAEDYGVNVEGFSADFGGMVDRSRNVANKMSKGVQFLMKANKIKVFEGKGVFDSKDLLKVVDENDETQEEIKADNFIIATGASPRELPNIPIDGEMVIDSEKAMQLEEQPEKMVVIGAGAIGVEFAYFYNTIGTDVTIVELQDSLVPVEDKDIGKELGKIYKKKGMDVRTGSTVEKVEENGDGVKVTIKTGDDEELVEADVVLSAVGVAGNVEGIGLDDIGVKYDRGAIEVDKETYQTSVEGIYAIGDVAGGPWLAHKASHEGIVCVEKLAGEDPLPIDYNNIPGCTYCEPQIASVGYTEEQAKEEGYDVKVGKFPFSASGKATGLGHEEGFVKVVFDEKYGEWLGCHMIGSHVTELIAEAVVARDLETTGHEIISAVHPHPTMSEAVMEAVAEAYGEGVHLGS
- the lipB gene encoding lipoyl(octanoyl) transferase LipB, producing MNTVEFYDLGHASYQPVWELQTAIQQRLVGEKLKRRKKQKLYKPGEESNDVLLFVEHPHVYTLGKSGNKANMLKGMAELNDIDAEFIEIDRGGDITYHGPGQIVGYPIFDMDRHFTDIHKYLRCLEEIIIRTCAEYDVEAGRIDGLTGVWVGDQKICAMGIRCSRWVTMHGFAFNVNVDLDYFNHIVPCGITDKEVTSLQELLGHSVDEEEVKEHIKKHFQEVFDIEIKAVDSLPELDDQFSYLKPSATKAAPH
- the lipA gene encoding lipoyl synthase, with translation MIKELNVVDNKETTQRRPDWLRVKLPSGEKFKEVSQTIQKHSLNTVCSEARCPNMGECWGRGTATFMILGDVCTRSCSFCAVKTGRPVQGLDWDEPRRVTDAAVKMGLKHVVLTSVNRDERKDGGAPIFAETHKQLREAIDGVTIESLIPDFRGEWDALQIVIDTPPDVLSHNLETVPELYRTIRPQATYERSLELLQRVKDQGIKSKTGIMVGFGEKREQVIELMQDCVDHDVDVLTIGQYMQPTKMHQPVEEWVHPDQFAEYKEIGEELGIGHVESGPLVRSSYHAEEHV